From the Nitrobacter hamburgensis X14 genome, one window contains:
- a CDS encoding SWIM zinc finger family protein produces MSYYGWHAYVPVAEKRRQAERKLAKLKKQGRSVAPVRIEGRIITKSFWGKSWCVNLERYSDYENRLPRGRTYVRNGSVIDLQIAKGEILAMVAGSELYQIKIAIAPVTRARWKSICRDCAGTVDSLVELLQGRLAKGVMERVCREGDGLFPSPTEIKLSCSCPDWADMCKHVAAALYGVGARLDEKPQLLFVLRDVDETEMLASAGQDSPLTTAPGAGKVLDESDVAALFGLEMAETLHAPNSAFTAPKRPQHSKAQKGKISAGKTKPAAKTDVASHRATRAGSGTKKTTRASARKRRARRRP; encoded by the coding sequence ATGAGCTACTACGGGTGGCACGCTTACGTGCCGGTAGCTGAGAAGCGGCGGCAGGCAGAACGCAAGTTGGCCAAGCTCAAGAAGCAGGGACGATCCGTTGCGCCCGTTAGGATCGAGGGACGCATAATTACCAAGAGCTTCTGGGGCAAATCTTGGTGCGTCAACCTCGAACGATACAGCGACTATGAGAACCGCTTGCCGCGCGGCCGGACCTATGTCCGAAACGGCTCCGTTATCGACCTGCAAATTGCAAAGGGCGAGATCTTGGCAATGGTCGCCGGGTCTGAGCTCTACCAAATCAAGATTGCCATTGCACCGGTTACGCGGGCACGCTGGAAATCCATCTGTCGGGACTGCGCCGGGACCGTCGATTCGCTGGTTGAGCTCCTGCAGGGCCGCTTGGCGAAAGGCGTGATGGAGCGGGTCTGTCGAGAGGGTGATGGCCTGTTTCCGTCGCCGACGGAAATCAAGCTGTCCTGCAGCTGTCCTGATTGGGCAGATATGTGCAAGCACGTTGCGGCAGCACTGTATGGTGTCGGCGCCAGGCTAGATGAAAAGCCTCAGCTTCTTTTCGTGCTGCGTGATGTGGATGAAACTGAAATGCTCGCCAGCGCTGGACAGGATTCTCCGCTAACAACGGCGCCAGGCGCGGGGAAGGTGCTTGATGAAAGCGATGTCGCCGCTCTATTCGGGCTGGAGATGGCCGAAACTCTCCATGCCCCAAATTCTGCCTTCACAGCCCCAAAGCGACCCCAACACTCCAAAGCGCAAAAAGGCAAGATATCTGCCGGAAAGACCAAGCCAGCAGCGAAGACCGATGTCGCCTCACATCGTGCGACTCGGGCCGGTTCGGGAACGAAAAAGACAACCCGAGCAAGTGCCAGGAAACGGCGCGCTCGGCGGCGACCATAG
- a CDS encoding IS630 family transposase, whose product MRTGIFITLKPADRRHLKALARNRNTPHKHVWRAEIVLLSADGFGTHEIMRRTGKSKTCVWRWQERFMVAGYDGLLHDKTRPSRIPPLGSGIAERVVALTRTEPPAEATHWTSAMMAKVVDISASSVQRIWRAHGLQPHRVKQFKLSTDPRFVDKLRDVVGLYVDPPAHAVVLSVDEKSQIQALDRTQPGLPIKKGRAGTMTHDYKRHGTTTLFAALNVLDGTVIGRNMQRHRHQEFIRFLNAVEAQVPPRKQIHAIVDNYATHKHPKVRQWLARHPRWAFHFTPTSASWLNAVEGFFAKLTKRRLKRGIFRSVVDLQAAINRFVIEHNAEPKPFTWTADPNKIIRAVRRGHQVLDSIH is encoded by the coding sequence ATGCGAACCGGAATTTTCATCACCCTTAAGCCTGCCGACCGCCGCCATCTGAAGGCGCTGGCGCGGAATCGCAACACCCCACACAAGCATGTTTGGCGGGCCGAGATCGTACTGTTGAGCGCGGACGGTTTCGGCACCCATGAGATCATGCGCCGGACCGGCAAGTCGAAGACCTGTGTGTGGCGCTGGCAGGAACGCTTCATGGTGGCGGGTTATGACGGCCTCCTGCACGATAAGACACGCCCCTCGCGCATTCCGCCGCTGGGGTCGGGCATCGCTGAACGCGTCGTGGCGCTCACCCGGACCGAGCCGCCAGCAGAGGCGACCCACTGGACCTCGGCCATGATGGCGAAGGTCGTCGATATCAGCGCGAGTTCCGTTCAACGCATCTGGCGCGCCCATGGGCTGCAGCCGCACCGGGTGAAACAGTTCAAGCTCTCCACTGACCCGCGCTTCGTCGACAAATTGCGCGATGTCGTCGGCCTCTATGTCGATCCGCCCGCCCATGCCGTCGTTCTCTCGGTCGATGAAAAAAGCCAAATCCAGGCGCTCGACCGCACCCAGCCCGGCTTGCCAATAAAGAAGGGTCGCGCCGGGACGATGACCCACGACTACAAGCGTCATGGCACGACGACACTGTTTGCGGCCCTCAACGTCCTCGACGGCACCGTCATTGGCCGCAATATGCAGCGCCATCGGCACCAGGAGTTCATCCGCTTCCTCAACGCCGTCGAAGCGCAGGTGCCGCCGCGAAAGCAAATCCACGCTATCGTCGACAACTATGCAACCCACAAGCACCCGAAAGTGCGCCAGTGGTTGGCCCGGCATCCCCGCTGGGCCTTCCACTTCACGCCCACATCAGCATCCTGGCTCAACGCCGTCGAGGGCTTCTTCGCCAAACTCACAAAACGACGACTGAAACGCGGCATCTTCCGATCGGTCGTCGACCTGCAGGCTGCAATCAATCGCTTCGTAATCGAACATAACGCCGAACCGAAGCCCTTCACATGGACTGCCGATCCCAACAAAATTATCCGAGCCGTCAGACGCGGGCACCAAGTGTTAGATTCCATCCACTAG
- a CDS encoding helix-turn-helix domain-containing protein produces MSPLPLRADFNAQTTRAAARRSKDGPQARRLLALAAIYDGATRTEAARIGGVGVQIVRDWVMKFNALGPDGLFDRKAPGQPSRLRDEHRQALAAVIESGPIPAIHDVVRWRIVDLCQWLYEEFRVTVPSQDIDRMQNIRCPTEFGSGTKAKDFPMISNGIFGNGAPFRTKLRTLMLLKLLYNYRVSG; encoded by the coding sequence ATGTCGCCCCTACCACTCCGGGCTGATTTCAACGCACAGACGACACGGGCCGCTGCCAGGCGGTCGAAAGACGGGCCGCAGGCGCGGCGACTTCTGGCTCTGGCCGCGATCTACGACGGTGCGACGCGGACGGAAGCAGCCAGGATCGGCGGAGTGGGTGTGCAAATTGTTCGCGACTGGGTGATGAAGTTCAATGCCCTCGGCCCGGACGGCCTTTTCGATCGCAAGGCGCCCGGGCAACCGTCCCGGCTCAGGGACGAGCATCGTCAGGCGTTGGCCGCGGTGATCGAAAGCGGGCCGATCCCTGCTATTCACGACGTTGTCCGTTGGCGCATCGTCGATCTCTGCCAGTGGCTGTATGAGGAGTTCAGGGTCACAGTACCTTCGCAAGACATAGACCGGATGCAGAACATTCGTTGTCCCACTGAGTTTGGAAGTGGGACAAAAGCCAAGGATTTTCCAATGATTTCAAATGGGATTTTTGGCAATGGCGCGCCATTCAGAACAAAACTGCGAACTCTTATGTTATTGAAATTACTATATAACTATAGAGTGTCTGGTTAG